The Kineococcus radiotolerans SRS30216 = ATCC BAA-149 genomic interval TGGGTGTGGTGGACGACGGGTTCCAGCAGCTCGCCCGCCCGGGTGGGGTCGCCGGCCAGGACGGCGGCGCGCGCGGCCTCCACCCGGTCGGGGTGGTCGGGCGGGGTGGGGTGGTGGGGGCCGCCGACGGGCCCGGACCAGGCCCGGTCGTCGTTGAGCGAGAGCCGTTCGCCGTCGGCCAGGCCCCAGCACACCGCGCCCAGGCGCCCGTCGCCCACGGGCAGCGCCTCCAGCCACGTCGTGGCGGGGCCCTCGTAGCGCAGCCGGTGCGCGGGCATCAGAACCGCACCCCGCCGGCGGTGAGGCCGGAGCGCCAGAAGCGCTGCAGCCCCAGGAACACCGCGACCACGGGGACGACGGAGACCAGCGAGCCCGTCACGACGAGCACCTGCAGCCCGGGGATCGTGATGGAGGACTGGCTCCACCCGGTCAGGCCGACGGTCAGCGGCACGAGCTCCTGGTCGGTGAGGACCAGCAGCGGCAGCAGGTAGTTGTTCCAGCTGCCCAGGAAGGCGAACAGCAGCACGGTCACCAGCCCGGTGCTCATCAACCGCAACCCGATGGAGACGAAGATGCGGAGTTCCCCCGCGCCGTCGAGGCGAGCGGCCTCCAGCAGCTCGCGCGGTACCGAGGACTGGGCGAAGACCATGCACAGCAGCACGCCGAAGGAGTAGACCAGGGACGGCAGCAGCACCCCGGCGTAGGTGTTGTTCAGGCCGAGCTGGACGACGAGGAGGTAGGTGGGCTGGGCCAGCACCGTGCCCGGCACGAGCAGGCTGGCGAGGATCGCGCCGACGACGACGCGCTTGCCGCGGAACTCGTACATGGCCAGCGCGTACCCGCAGGCCGCGCAGACCAGGACGGTGAGCACCGAACCCACCACGGAGTAGACGACGGTGTTGAGGACCCAGCGCCAGAAGATCCCGTCGTCGTAGCCGGACAGCTCGGCGAGGTTGTCCAGCAGCTGGGGTTCGGCGAACGAGAACCCCGGGGTCGTGAACAGCGAGCTGGCCGACTTGGTCGAGGCGACGACCAGCCAGTAGACCGGGGCGAGGAAGTACACCGCGGCGACGACGACCGCGACCATCGCCAGGAGCCGCACCGGTAGCGAGGGACGTTCCCCGCCCGTCGTCGGCCGGGACGCGCTCCGCCGCCGCGAGGGCGGGCGCACGGGGACGACCCGGTCCACGAGGTCTCGTCCGCTCACGAGAGCGCTCCGTTCCGGCGGTTGGAGATCCGCATGAGGACCAGGGACAGCACGAGGGTCGCGAGGCCGAGCAGGACGGCCATGGCCGCGGCCAGGTTCGGGTCCTGCCCCTCGGAGGAGGCCGAGTAGATGGCCATGTTGGGGGTGTAGTCGCTGGTGATGTTCGAGGTCACGTTGCGCAGCACGCTGGGTTCGCTGAACAGCTGCAGCGTCCCGATGACCGAGGACAGGGTCGTCAGCAGCAGGGCGGGCGCGATGAGGGGCAGCTTCACGCTCAAGGCGATCCGCGCCTCGCCCGCGCCGTCCATCCGGGCGGCCTCACCCACCTCGGTCGGGACCGACTGCAGCGCCGCGAAGAGGATGATCATGTTGATGCCCGTCGAGGACCAGACCCCGATGTTGGCCAGCGACCACAGCACCGTGCCGGGGGCGAGGAAGTCGGCGTCGACCCCGAGGCCGGCGAGGAACCCGACGAAGGGGCTGACCCCGGGCTGGTAGAGGAAACCCCACAGCAGGGCCGCGATGACGCCCGGGATGGCGAACGGGACGAAGACGGCGGCCTGGAAGAACTTCCGGAACCGGACGGCCGCGGAGTCGAACAGCAGCGCCAGTCCGAGGGCCAGCAGCAGCATGACCGGGACCTGGACGACGCCGTAGAGCAGGACCCGGCCGAAACCGGCGACGAAGTCGGAGTCGGTCAGCGCCGTCGCGTAGTTGGACAGCCCTGCGAACACCGTGCGCGTCGACCCGCCGAAGCCCAGCCCGCCGGCCGACTTCCGCGCGAAGAGGCTGGTGCCCAGGGCGAGGAGGATCGGGGCGACGAGGAACACCAGGAACAGGACCGCGAACGGCGCGACGAACAGGTAGGGGGCGACCCGCTGACCGGCCCGGGCCGCCGTCCGGCGGCCCGGGCCGGGGTGGCGGGCCGTCCCGGTGGTGGAGCTCATCAGCTGCCCACCACGTCCAGCCCCGCCTTCTGCAGCCGCGCCACGGCCGCGGCGTCGGCGTCGGCGAGCACCTGGGCGAAGGTGGTGCCGCCGGTGGCGACCTTCCCGAACCCGTCGGTGAGGTCGGAGTCGACCTGGCCGTTGGCGGGCCCGTCGGTCCACGTCGCGGGCGTGACGTCGGCGGCGTCGCGGTAGACGTCGTAGATGGCCTGGTCGCCGAAGTAGGGGAACTTCTCGGCCAGGGCGGGGTCGTCGAAACCGGACTTCGCGGTGGGGAAGATGCCCCCGACCGAGATGAGCTCGGTCACCGAGGCGGGGTCACCGTTGAGCCAGCGGATGAACTTCGTGGCGCCCTCGAGGTCGGTGGCGCCGGCGAGCACGACGTTGGCCGCGCCACCGCTGTCACCGGCCACCGGTTCGCCGCCGGCGGTGGGCTGGGGAGCCACCTTCCACTTCCCGGCCAGGTCGGCGCAGTTCTCGATGAGCTGCACGGGGAACCAGGCGGCGTAGGTGATGGTCGCGATCTGGCCGGCGTTGACGGCGGCCCAGTAGTCGGGGGTCCACATCTCGGTCACCTTGAGCAGGCCGGCGTCGAGCAGGCGCTGCCAGCGGGCGGCGACCTCCTGGCTGGCGGGGCTGTCGACGACCACGTCCCACGCCTGGCCCTCGATGCCGAAGTAGGAACCGCCGGCCTGCGAGACGTCCTGGACCCACTGCCCGATCTCGCTGGGGGAGAACCCCGCCAGGTAGACGTCCGGGTCGGCGGCGTGCAGGGCCGCGGCCGCGGCCTCGTACTCGGCGTAGGTGGTGGGTACGGCGATCCCGTGCTGCTGGAGGATGTCCTCGCGGTACATCATCGCCGTGGGGCCGCTGCCCTGCGGCAGGCCGTAGACGTCCTCGCCGACGGTCACCGACTTCCAGGAGGCCGGGGTGTAGAGGTTCTCATCGTCGCGGACGAACTCGGTGATCGCCTGGACGCGCTCGTTGATCACGTAGTCGGGCAGCCCGTGGGTCGACAGCTGCACGATGTCCGGTCCGGCGCCCGCGTCCACGGCCGCCTCGACCTTCTTGCCGTCGTCGCCGGTCATGCGGTGGAACTCCACGGGGACGTCGGGGTTCGCGGCGTTCCAGGTCGCGACGAGGTCCTCCAGACCGGGCACCCACCCCCAGAACTGCAGGGCCTCGCTCTTCGAGCCGCCGGAACCGCCGTCCCCGCTGCTGCCGTCCCCGCTGCTGCAGGCTCCCAGGAGCCCGCCCGCCCCGAGGGCCGCTCCGAGGGCGGTGAAGGAGCGGCGGGTCGGACCCGCCGCGCTGCCGGGTCGGTCTGCTGCGCGGTCGTCGTCCGCGTCGACGGTCCTGGTCATCGTGTCCCCTCGGAGTTCGTCGTGGCCGTGGCCACCGCGCGGCCGCTGTGCCGCGCCCCCGACGATGACCCCCTGCGTCGAGGGTGTCAAGATAATCGTCTGACGAATCGTGAGCTGCGGGCGCTGTCGCCGGCCCGCAGCACGGACGAAGGAGTTCGGCGTGGCCCTGTCCGACCTGTCCCTGGAAGACCTCGAGAAGCTCGACCTGACGCTGCACGAGCCCGCGGGCCTCGACGAGTTCTGGGCCCGCACGCTGTCCGCGGCCGACGCCCACCCCCTCGACGTCCACCGGGAGCCCGTCGTCACTCATCTGACGACCCTGCGCCACGAGGACCTGTCCTTCGCCGGCTACGACGGACACCGGATCAACGCCTGGCTCGTGCTGCCGGCCGGCGCCGAGGGCCCGCTGCCCGCGGTCGTGGAGTTCGTCGGCTACGGCGGCGGCCGCGGCCTGCCCCAGGACCGGCTCACCTGGGCCAGCGCCGGCTACGCCCACCTCGTCGTCGACACCCGCGGTCAGGGCGCGGCCTGGGGCAGCGGCGGCGCCACCGCCGACCCCGTCGGCTACGACGTCTCCACCCCCGGCTTCATGACCCGCGGCATCCTCGACAAGGACACCTACTACTACCGGCGCGTCTTCACCGACGCCGTGCGCGCGGTGCGGGCCGCCCGGTCCCTGCCCGAGGTCCGCGCCGACGCCGTCTGCGTGGCCGGCGCCAGCCAGGGCGGCGCGATCGCGCTGGCCGCGGCCTCCCTCTCGCCCGACGTGCGCGCGGTGATGGCCGACGTCCCGTTCCTGTCCTGGTTCCGCCGGGCCCTGCAGATCACCGCGGTCGAGCCCTACACCGAGGTCGTCCGCTACCTCAGCGTCCACCGCGACCACGTCGAGCGGGTGCTCGACACCCTCGACCACTTCGACGTCGCCCACCTCGTCCCGCGCGCCACCGCCCCCGCGCTCATCTCCCTCGCCCTGATGGACCGGGTGTGCCCGCCCTCGACCGTGTGGGCCGCCTACCGTCGCTACGGCGGGCCCGCGGAGCTGTCGGTGCACCCCTTCAACGACCACGAGGGCGGGCAGACGCACCAGTGGCGCCGCCAGCTGGAGTGGCTCTCGGCGCTGCTCACGGCACCGGGG includes:
- a CDS encoding acetylxylan esterase — translated: MALSDLSLEDLEKLDLTLHEPAGLDEFWARTLSAADAHPLDVHREPVVTHLTTLRHEDLSFAGYDGHRINAWLVLPAGAEGPLPAVVEFVGYGGGRGLPQDRLTWASAGYAHLVVDTRGQGAAWGSGGATADPVGYDVSTPGFMTRGILDKDTYYYRRVFTDAVRAVRAARSLPEVRADAVCVAGASQGGAIALAAASLSPDVRAVMADVPFLSWFRRALQITAVEPYTEVVRYLSVHRDHVERVLDTLDHFDVAHLVPRATAPALISLALMDRVCPPSTVWAAYRRYGGPAELSVHPFNDHEGGQTHQWRRQLEWLSALLTAPGASA
- a CDS encoding carbohydrate ABC transporter permease, with product MSGRDLVDRVVPVRPPSRRRSASRPTTGGERPSLPVRLLAMVAVVVAAVYFLAPVYWLVVASTKSASSLFTTPGFSFAEPQLLDNLAELSGYDDGIFWRWVLNTVVYSVVGSVLTVLVCAACGYALAMYEFRGKRVVVGAILASLLVPGTVLAQPTYLLVVQLGLNNTYAGVLLPSLVYSFGVLLCMVFAQSSVPRELLEAARLDGAGELRIFVSIGLRLMSTGLVTVLLFAFLGSWNNYLLPLLVLTDQELVPLTVGLTGWSQSSITIPGLQVLVVTGSLVSVVPVVAVFLGLQRFWRSGLTAGGVRF
- a CDS encoding carbohydrate ABC transporter permease; the encoded protein is MSSTTGTARHPGPGRRTAARAGQRVAPYLFVAPFAVLFLVFLVAPILLALGTSLFARKSAGGLGFGGSTRTVFAGLSNYATALTDSDFVAGFGRVLLYGVVQVPVMLLLALGLALLFDSAAVRFRKFFQAAVFVPFAIPGVIAALLWGFLYQPGVSPFVGFLAGLGVDADFLAPGTVLWSLANIGVWSSTGINMIILFAALQSVPTEVGEAARMDGAGEARIALSVKLPLIAPALLLTTLSSVIGTLQLFSEPSVLRNVTSNITSDYTPNMAIYSASSEGQDPNLAAAMAVLLGLATLVLSLVLMRISNRRNGALS
- a CDS encoding extracellular solute-binding protein; translated protein: MTRTVDADDDRAADRPGSAAGPTRRSFTALGAALGAGGLLGACSSGDGSSGDGGSGGSKSEALQFWGWVPGLEDLVATWNAANPDVPVEFHRMTGDDGKKVEAAVDAGAGPDIVQLSTHGLPDYVINERVQAITEFVRDDENLYTPASWKSVTVGEDVYGLPQGSGPTAMMYREDILQQHGIAVPTTYAEYEAAAAALHAADPDVYLAGFSPSEIGQWVQDVSQAGGSYFGIEGQAWDVVVDSPASQEVAARWQRLLDAGLLKVTEMWTPDYWAAVNAGQIATITYAAWFPVQLIENCADLAGKWKVAPQPTAGGEPVAGDSGGAANVVLAGATDLEGATKFIRWLNGDPASVTELISVGGIFPTAKSGFDDPALAEKFPYFGDQAIYDVYRDAADVTPATWTDGPANGQVDSDLTDGFGKVATGGTTFAQVLADADAAAVARLQKAGLDVVGS